A single genomic interval of Terriglobus albidus harbors:
- a CDS encoding carboxypeptidase regulatory-like domain-containing protein: protein MCISKQNIWVRLRPLIAIVGLVFGLSLPPAQAQMDQGTITGVVSDNSGATIPNAKVTLNATDTGLSLERWTNESGIYVFSPVKIGRYSITITADGFQTSKRENLVLNVQARLGINFELKPGAVTENITVDTAPPLLDTQTGAVGQVVDSKAINETPLNGRNWVFIAQLSAGVAPPQGQTRGSGKGDFVANGQRAEQNNFILDGVDNNTNLVDFLNGATFVMRPPPDALAEFNLQTSNYSAEFGHSAGAVLNASIKSGTNAIHGSLWEYFRSDKMNARNWNALTVPAFHQNQFGATLGFPILKDKLFYFGDIEANRVSFGSPGIFTVPTARMRTGDFTELLNPSLTGYSGPINLYQPGSRGTVPLGQPCGRAQNVFCSADINATAQNILNLYPSPNVNNGKTYNNYNTNIGRRDNTIQWDQRLDWNISSKDQIYGRYSYAHEIINNGLPFGSILDGSGYGGERDTNLSQNGMFSETHVFSPSLTNEFRAGYNWGVFRFLQPNANNSTLASSLGLGNVPFSPFQGGLPQGQLQGTVGASYWGSVGTSNESQNVYQILDNMTKILGNHSMKYGVAFQNVRFYYTYAEAPRGQYNFNGSYTSVPGSSATSGTADFLANQMSSAYISNVPAVHDQQWYDSAYFQDDWRATSKLTLNLGLRWDWYQPYAESRNQQANFVLTGPVGLNSSGVGTGRAVYQLPTGAQRYSLSPAFVSLLAANNVAVQYVDNSRLLEAQKVNFAPRFGFAYQLTPKSVIRGGYGIFYGGLQSHGNGNLGANYPFTLNSSYNQPTCNATSCSPLPYTLQSGLPALNASAVPTQPGFHATDASIKTPYTQNYSLSFQYALSSDFVASIAYVGNVSRHLSTYWAPNSSLALTTAGTNTNNLNPFPTLGWTGQIQYSGVSDYNSLQTKLEKRFSHGLSFLATYTWAHALDNSSSAGGLSNGIGVRSYYLLGLGSEYTNSSYDIRNRFTFNGSYQLPFGHGRSYLNNSRLLDLAVGGWQVSATFTGQGGLPLGGISPIGSTASGGSARAVRIGDPFKAGGTAPVGGASACPSQVRTKDNWYNPCAFANPLPGNTIPAGTLITNPSQVLAYLGDKQNLIYGPGFWRADSSIFKNFPTFREQFLQFRADAFNLFNHPTLGNPSNTSNGSNGGQITGPKNLQANAPDARFLQLSLKYVF, encoded by the coding sequence ATGTGCATCTCGAAGCAAAATATCTGGGTGCGGTTACGCCCGCTTATCGCAATCGTCGGACTTGTCTTCGGGCTATCTCTCCCCCCTGCACAAGCCCAAATGGACCAGGGAACCATCACCGGAGTCGTGAGCGATAACAGCGGCGCAACGATTCCCAATGCAAAGGTCACGCTCAATGCCACTGATACTGGCTTGAGTCTCGAACGGTGGACCAACGAGAGCGGTATCTATGTCTTCTCACCAGTGAAGATCGGCCGATACTCCATCACGATCACGGCAGACGGCTTTCAGACGTCGAAGCGTGAGAACCTGGTGCTGAATGTTCAGGCCCGTCTGGGCATCAACTTCGAATTGAAGCCTGGTGCAGTCACCGAGAACATCACGGTGGATACGGCGCCGCCACTTCTGGATACGCAGACCGGAGCGGTAGGGCAGGTTGTCGATTCCAAGGCAATTAATGAGACACCCCTTAACGGTCGCAACTGGGTCTTTATCGCGCAGCTCTCAGCCGGCGTCGCTCCTCCTCAAGGACAGACTCGTGGCTCTGGCAAGGGAGACTTCGTCGCCAACGGTCAGCGCGCGGAGCAGAACAACTTCATTCTGGACGGTGTGGATAACAACACCAACCTTGTCGACTTCCTGAACGGCGCAACCTTCGTCATGCGGCCGCCGCCAGATGCCCTCGCCGAGTTCAACCTTCAGACCAGCAATTACAGTGCGGAGTTCGGCCATTCGGCGGGCGCCGTCCTGAACGCGAGTATCAAGTCCGGAACCAACGCCATCCACGGAAGCCTCTGGGAGTACTTCCGCAGCGACAAGATGAATGCCCGTAACTGGAACGCGCTGACTGTTCCGGCATTCCATCAGAATCAGTTCGGAGCGACGCTCGGATTTCCTATCCTCAAGGACAAGCTCTTCTACTTCGGCGATATCGAAGCGAACCGCGTCTCATTCGGCAGCCCTGGGATCTTTACGGTGCCGACAGCGAGAATGCGTACCGGCGACTTCACGGAGCTTCTGAACCCATCGCTAACCGGTTATAGCGGACCCATCAATCTGTATCAGCCCGGCTCCCGCGGCACCGTGCCTCTCGGCCAGCCATGCGGCCGCGCGCAGAATGTCTTCTGTTCCGCGGACATCAATGCAACCGCACAGAACATTCTCAACCTGTATCCGTCGCCGAACGTCAACAACGGCAAGACCTACAACAACTACAACACCAACATCGGCAGGCGTGATAACACCATCCAGTGGGACCAGCGTCTCGACTGGAACATCAGCTCGAAAGACCAGATCTATGGCCGCTACAGCTATGCCCACGAGATCATCAACAACGGTCTCCCTTTCGGTTCCATTCTCGACGGCAGCGGTTATGGCGGCGAGCGCGACACGAACCTCTCACAGAATGGTATGTTCAGCGAGACTCACGTCTTTAGCCCGTCGCTGACGAATGAGTTTCGGGCTGGCTACAACTGGGGCGTCTTCCGCTTCCTGCAGCCGAACGCGAACAACTCCACCCTGGCCTCCAGCCTCGGTCTGGGTAATGTACCCTTCAGCCCCTTCCAGGGCGGACTTCCGCAGGGGCAGTTGCAGGGAACGGTCGGTGCAAGCTACTGGGGATCGGTTGGTACCTCGAACGAGTCGCAGAATGTCTACCAGATCCTCGACAACATGACGAAGATTCTGGGCAACCACTCCATGAAGTACGGTGTGGCCTTCCAGAACGTCCGCTTCTACTACACCTACGCGGAAGCGCCGCGTGGTCAGTACAACTTCAACGGCAGCTATACGTCTGTCCCCGGATCCAGCGCGACCAGCGGCACGGCGGACTTCCTTGCGAACCAGATGTCGAGCGCGTACATCTCTAACGTTCCGGCGGTGCACGATCAGCAGTGGTATGACTCGGCTTACTTTCAGGATGACTGGCGCGCCACGTCGAAGCTGACACTCAATCTGGGACTTCGCTGGGATTGGTATCAGCCCTATGCGGAATCTCGCAATCAGCAGGCGAACTTCGTCCTTACCGGCCCTGTTGGCCTTAACAGCTCTGGTGTTGGAACCGGCAGAGCGGTATATCAGCTACCGACGGGAGCCCAGCGTTACTCGCTGAGCCCGGCATTTGTCTCCCTGCTGGCGGCGAATAATGTCGCCGTTCAGTATGTCGATAATTCCCGCCTGCTGGAGGCGCAGAAGGTGAACTTTGCGCCGCGCTTCGGCTTCGCGTATCAGCTCACTCCGAAGTCGGTCATTCGTGGAGGTTACGGTATCTTCTACGGCGGCTTGCAGAGTCATGGCAATGGCAACCTGGGAGCAAACTATCCCTTCACTCTGAATTCGAGCTATAACCAGCCCACCTGCAACGCCACAAGCTGCAGCCCGCTTCCATATACTTTGCAGTCGGGGCTCCCGGCTCTGAATGCAAGTGCTGTTCCAACGCAGCCGGGATTCCATGCGACGGATGCGAGCATCAAGACGCCCTACACGCAGAATTACAGCCTTTCATTCCAGTACGCGCTCAGCTCCGACTTTGTGGCCTCCATCGCCTACGTCGGCAATGTGAGCCGTCACCTCTCCACCTATTGGGCGCCTAATTCGTCCCTGGCGCTCACCACGGCAGGAACGAATACCAATAATCTCAATCCGTTTCCCACTCTTGGATGGACCGGGCAGATCCAATACAGCGGCGTCAGCGACTACAACTCGCTGCAGACCAAGCTGGAGAAGCGGTTCTCGCACGGCCTCTCCTTCCTGGCGACTTATACCTGGGCTCATGCGCTCGATAACTCGAGCTCTGCAGGCGGCCTTTCGAATGGAATCGGTGTACGTTCGTACTATCTCCTGGGCCTTGGTTCGGAGTACACGAACTCCTCCTATGACATTCGCAACCGTTTCACCTTCAATGGCAGCTATCAGCTTCCCTTTGGACATGGGCGTAGCTACCTGAACAACTCGCGCCTGCTCGATCTCGCGGTCGGCGGGTGGCAGGTCAGCGCTACCTTCACGGGCCAGGGCGGACTTCCACTTGGCGGCATCAGCCCGATCGGCTCCACGGCCTCAGGTGGTTCGGCCCGCGCTGTCAGAATTGGCGATCCATTCAAGGCTGGAGGCACGGCGCCGGTAGGCGGAGCCAGCGCCTGCCCGTCGCAGGTGCGGACCAAAGACAACTGGTACAACCCTTGCGCCTTTGCCAACCCACTACCGGGAAATACCATCCCGGCAGGAACCCTCATCACCAACCCGAGCCAGGTGCTTGCCTATCTCGGCGATAAGCAGAACCTGATCTATGGTCCGGGCTTCTGGCGGGCAGACTCGTCCATCTTCAAGAACTTCCCAACCTTCCGGGAGCAGTTCCTCCAGTTCCGGGCCGATGCCTTCAACCTCTTCAATCACCCGACACTTGGCAATCCATCCAACACCAGCAACGGAAGCAACGGCGGCCAGATCACCGGTCCCAAGAATCTTCAGGCAAATGCACCTGATGCACGCTTCCTTCAGCTCTCTCTGAAGTATGTTTTCTAG
- a CDS encoding DUF5107 domain-containing protein, whose product MAYESISDQNLAPHSESQLVLPEAPSSETGPVKVWNEPVTMLTYEPAAPDRNPLFLEKRVYQGSSGRVYPLPVIDYIATEPEPKVWEAVHLENEYLRLMVMPEIGGRIHVGLDKRTGYDFFYRQNVIKPALVGLAGPWISGGVEFNWPQHHRPATFMPVEVSVERASDGSVTVWCSDHDPMSHLKGMHGICLRPGSAVVQVKVRLYNRTQDTQTFLWWANVATRVHEEYQSFFPEDVRFVADHAKRAITEYPLSQGTYYGVNYQQRALEGVPPEEMPPCFVPDGSYPANDLGWYANIPVPTSYMIVGSQGDFFGGYDHARKAGTVAVANHHVAPGKKQWTWGNHEFGYAWDRSLTDDDGPYVELMSGVYTDNQPDFSFLAPGETKTFSQFWYPIGEIGVPNLANVDGALRVERNPEAITVHVQLTSAKEDCTVIARTAERELGRWSGNLTPEMTWSGRFDHSGSLEGLEINVQAGDVTLLRYAPDETVPVQAPEVATEPLLPQDVGSIDELFLTGLHLEQYRHPTRSPEAYWLEAIRRDAGDSRCNHMLGRWHLRRGEFEKAEQHLRTAIARLTRRNPNPYDGEPHYNLGLTLRYQQRIAEAYDAFYKSTWSAAWRGPGYHRLAEIDCARGEWPQALDHLNRSLSADTDNLSARNLKAIVLSRLGRSEEAQRLLDETQALDPLDVFGRFLRHGEILNNPQMQLDLGFDLARAGLFEEALQELPADARSTMVRYARAAVLWQMGRTRESAEAYSLASEGDHDYLFPDRLEELVVLEQALKVNPKDARAAYALGNLLYDRRRHREAIAHWEQSVAAEPDFAVAWRNLGIAYFNILSDSRSAVDAFECARRCAPDDARLLYELDQLRKRTGTPLAARQRSLLDEHELVEKRDDLSVELASLHNSLGRPEEALRILRQRQFQPWEGGEGLVLSEYVRANVLLAQDALSAEPQKALEFLHAASSPPLNLSEAKHLLMNLSMIDYWYGVVYAAIGNMDKARESWSRAARYTGDFQQMQVQPVSEMTYWSAMALRQLGQEQEATGLFRKIETYASALEHQTPKIDYFATSLPAMLLFEVDLKERQTTTARFLKAQAAFGVGERQRAMELLEQVETMDRSHSGAIDMRKLVMGESCTVR is encoded by the coding sequence ATGGCTTACGAGTCCATCTCAGACCAGAACCTGGCGCCGCACTCCGAGTCACAGCTGGTTTTGCCAGAAGCGCCCAGCTCTGAGACCGGTCCAGTAAAGGTCTGGAACGAGCCCGTCACCATGCTGACGTATGAGCCTGCGGCGCCTGACAGGAATCCCCTCTTTCTGGAGAAGCGTGTCTACCAAGGCAGCAGCGGCCGGGTCTATCCGCTGCCGGTGATCGATTACATCGCCACAGAGCCCGAGCCCAAAGTATGGGAGGCGGTCCATCTCGAAAACGAGTATCTGCGCCTGATGGTCATGCCCGAGATCGGCGGACGAATCCACGTCGGTCTCGACAAAAGGACGGGATACGACTTCTTCTACCGCCAGAATGTGATTAAGCCGGCTCTGGTGGGACTCGCCGGCCCCTGGATCTCGGGCGGAGTTGAATTCAACTGGCCGCAGCATCATCGTCCTGCCACCTTCATGCCCGTGGAGGTCAGCGTGGAGCGTGCATCAGATGGCAGCGTTACGGTCTGGTGTTCCGACCATGACCCCATGTCTCACCTGAAAGGCATGCATGGCATCTGTCTGCGGCCGGGATCCGCAGTGGTGCAAGTAAAGGTTCGCTTATACAACCGGACGCAAGATACGCAGACCTTTCTCTGGTGGGCAAATGTCGCCACGAGGGTCCATGAAGAGTATCAATCGTTCTTTCCGGAAGATGTACGCTTCGTTGCGGACCATGCAAAGCGGGCTATCACGGAATATCCGCTCAGCCAGGGAACGTACTACGGCGTGAACTACCAGCAGCGCGCGCTTGAGGGTGTTCCTCCGGAGGAGATGCCACCCTGCTTTGTGCCCGACGGCTCCTATCCTGCCAATGACCTGGGCTGGTATGCCAATATTCCCGTGCCGACGAGCTACATGATCGTCGGTTCGCAAGGCGACTTCTTTGGTGGATATGATCATGCGCGGAAGGCGGGAACGGTCGCTGTTGCGAATCACCATGTAGCTCCGGGCAAAAAGCAGTGGACCTGGGGGAATCACGAGTTTGGCTATGCCTGGGACCGTAGCTTGACGGACGACGATGGTCCTTATGTCGAGCTTATGTCCGGTGTCTACACGGACAATCAACCGGACTTCTCCTTCCTGGCGCCGGGTGAGACCAAGACCTTCAGCCAATTCTGGTATCCCATCGGGGAGATCGGAGTTCCGAACCTGGCGAATGTCGATGGAGCGCTTCGTGTCGAGCGCAATCCTGAAGCGATCACCGTACACGTTCAGTTGACCTCAGCAAAAGAGGATTGCACCGTCATCGCACGGACTGCAGAGCGCGAGCTCGGTCGCTGGTCGGGCAATCTAACGCCGGAGATGACATGGTCCGGACGATTTGATCACAGTGGCTCGCTAGAGGGTCTCGAAATAAACGTACAGGCTGGAGATGTGACGCTCCTGCGTTATGCGCCTGACGAAACGGTTCCCGTTCAGGCTCCTGAGGTGGCGACCGAGCCGCTGCTGCCGCAGGACGTAGGCAGCATAGATGAGCTGTTCCTTACCGGTCTTCATCTCGAACAATATCGCCATCCGACGCGCAGCCCCGAGGCTTACTGGCTTGAGGCCATCCGTCGCGATGCCGGAGACAGCCGCTGCAATCACATGCTCGGACGGTGGCATCTGCGGCGGGGCGAGTTTGAAAAGGCGGAGCAGCATCTGCGCACCGCGATCGCCCGCCTGACTCGGCGCAACCCTAATCCTTACGATGGCGAACCGCACTACAACCTCGGACTCACCCTGCGTTATCAGCAGCGGATTGCCGAAGCCTATGATGCCTTCTACAAAAGCACCTGGAGTGCTGCCTGGCGTGGACCGGGATATCACCGCCTGGCGGAGATCGATTGCGCACGTGGAGAGTGGCCGCAGGCGCTCGATCACCTCAACCGCTCGCTCAGCGCAGATACAGATAACCTTTCTGCGCGCAATCTAAAGGCGATCGTGCTGAGCCGGCTGGGAAGAAGCGAGGAGGCACAGCGGCTTCTGGATGAGACTCAGGCGCTTGATCCTCTCGATGTATTCGGCCGCTTCCTGAGGCATGGGGAAATACTCAACAATCCCCAGATGCAGCTTGATCTCGGTTTCGATCTCGCGCGCGCAGGACTCTTCGAGGAAGCTCTCCAGGAGCTGCCGGCCGATGCTCGGTCCACGATGGTGAGGTACGCTCGTGCCGCTGTCCTGTGGCAGATGGGAAGAACAAGAGAGAGCGCTGAGGCATACAGCCTCGCTTCAGAGGGAGACCACGATTATCTCTTCCCGGATCGTCTGGAAGAACTGGTCGTTCTCGAGCAGGCTCTGAAGGTCAATCCGAAGGATGCACGCGCAGCCTATGCGCTGGGCAATCTTCTATACGATCGACGGAGACACCGCGAGGCTATCGCCCACTGGGAACAGAGTGTAGCTGCAGAGCCTGACTTCGCGGTCGCCTGGCGAAATCTCGGAATCGCGTACTTCAATATTCTCTCCGATAGCCGTAGCGCTGTTGACGCCTTTGAGTGCGCTCGCAGATGTGCTCCGGACGATGCACGGCTTCTCTACGAGCTGGATCAGCTTCGCAAGCGCACTGGGACTCCTCTCGCCGCGCGACAGAGATCGCTTCTGGACGAACACGAGCTTGTCGAGAAACGTGATGATCTCTCGGTGGAGCTTGCCTCGCTGCACAACAGTCTCGGCAGACCTGAAGAAGCGCTTCGCATTCTTCGTCAACGGCAGTTCCAGCCCTGGGAAGGTGGGGAGGGATTGGTGCTCTCAGAGTATGTCCGCGCGAACGTGCTTCTGGCCCAGGATGCGCTCTCTGCAGAACCACAGAAGGCTCTGGAGTTTCTCCACGCGGCCAGTTCCCCTCCCCTCAATCTCAGCGAGGCGAAGCATCTGCTGATGAACCTCAGCATGATCGACTACTGGTACGGGGTTGTTTATGCTGCGATTGGCAATATGGACAAGGCCCGGGAATCCTGGTCACGCGCAGCCCGGTATACCGGCGACTTCCAGCAGATGCAGGTGCAACCCGTATCCGAGATGACGTACTGGAGTGCGATGGCGTTGCGGCAGCTGGGACAGGAGCAGGAAGCAACTGGTCTTTTCCGAAAAATTGAGACGTACGCATCCGCGCTGGAGCACCAGACACCGAAGATCGACTACTTCGCAACGTCATTGCCTGCCATGCTGTTGTTCGAGGTCGATCTGAAGGAGCGCCAGACGACCACGGCGCGCTTCCTCAAAGCACAGGCAGCATTCGGAGTGGGAGAGCGCCAACGCGCAATGGAGCTGCTCGAACAGGTCGAGACAATGGATCGCAGTCATAGCGGCGCCATCGATATGCGCAAGCTGGTTATGGGTGAATCATGCACGGTCCGATAG